In the genome of Pieris napi chromosome 16, ilPieNapi1.2, whole genome shotgun sequence, one region contains:
- the LOC125057155 gene encoding protein transport protein Sec24C isoform X1 gives MMNPQYPPPGQNNNAPNNPLNYPPSQDYNGIQNSNNYNQIPPNSSQNDISNKMQNMNVNGPQGFIPPSQLPPGQLPPNFPPTSNFNQMPPGVKSLQPGRPPVTSMPQQFPASMGQIPPSSTPGPQFNQPPTSMHMPKPMQQQPGMQSQTGMPPMQQNPQMPLQYGQGPPTSQPGLNQPQMRPDQGSLGQNIPSNIQNRGPMPNQHFSQASSMPPTSQQGSMRPDTQGPPSMQKPLQQSHMPQQGLPIQQAVAQQSGMPSQQAVPPQPSMPPQQRLPPQPGMPPQPSMPPQPGMPPHQGMPPKQGMPQQQGMPPQQSMPQQQGMPPQQGMPPQQGMPPQQGMPPQQGMPPQQGMPPQQGMPPQQGMPPQQGMPPQQGMPPQQGMPPQQGIPPQPGMPPQMGMNSQPGMAPRSGMPQQPGTAAQPGMPPRPGMPPQPGMPPQPGMPPQPGMPLQPGMPPQPGMPPQPGMPPQPGMPPQPGMPPQPGMPPQPGMPPQPGMPPQSGMPPSSQYNQFQSMPGMPHMPPPLNQQGQFTAPPQNPQYPGMPPMPQQNYQAGSGYPPPFPAQQPSYGQQPYQQPQQRRLDPDQMPSPIQVMSDDQNNRSGVFVTNDKGLVPPLVTTDFIVDDKGNASPRFIRSSLYSVPVTTDLLKQTSIPFCLVIAPMAETVGTEQEPPLIDFAALTGSPNMGPVRCSRCKAYICPNMKFVDAGRHFKCAFCKATTEVPMEYTQYINTMQQYGRLPAEISVGAYEIVATKEYCRNNTLPNPPAVVFVIDVSYNSMKSGLLRTICDNILDIIQAMPKDEQTGKCMTRVGFITYSSTVHFYNIKGSLAQPQMLSVGDIGDMFVPILEGFLVEAEESGPVLEALLEQLPTIFAENQNTEIILLPAVQAGLEALKAADTCGQLLVFHTSLPTYNAPGKLINREDRKLLGTEKEKQILSPQTTAYNELGQACSAAGVSVELFVFNNSYVDTATIGQLPRLTGGQVHKYTYFTAETDGSRLCRDVRRVVTRNTAHDAVMRVRTSTGVRATDFFGHFFMSNTTDVELAAIDPDKAIGVEIKHDDKLTGEDGVYIQTALLYTHRSGQRRLRVLNLALNVAHQLADVYRSAELDTMINFLTKQAVWVLRDAPPRAVREGLTTRCARSLAAYRRHCASPSSAAQLVLPESMKLLPLYTSGLLRSDAISGGPDITCDDRSCAMYRALTADVCQSVVYTYPRLLPLHTLPNTPQPLRASVDKMSDQGVYLLENGVHMLLWVGSQASPEFVNDVFGAPSPHQLNTQVCELPELDNELNRAVRALLEDARDKRRTAMRLTVMRQHDKLEAVLRHFLVEDRGVDGSSSYVDYLCHIHKEIRNLL, from the exons ATGATGAATCCACAATATCCACCACCAGGCCAAAATAATAATGCGCCAAATAATCCACTAAACTATCCTCCATCACAAGATTACAATGGCATTCAAAattctaataattataacCAAATTCCACCTAATAGTTCCCAAAATGATATATCAAACAAGATGCAAAATATGAATGTAAATGGGCCACAGGGATTTATACCACCATCCCAACTGCCACCAGGTCAGTTACCTCCAAATTTTCCACCCACATCTAACTTTAACCAAATGCCACCTGGTGTTAAATCATTGCAACCTGGCCGGCCACCAGTCACAAGTATGCCTCAACAATTCCCTGCTTCAATGGGCCAAATTCCTCCATCTTCTACTCCTGGTCCTCAGTTCAATCAACCACCTACATCTATGCACATGCCAAAGCCCATGCAACAACAACCTGGTATGCAGAGCCAAACAGGGATGCCACCGATGCAACAAAATCCTCAAATGCCACTTCAGTATGGACAGGGTCCTCCAACTAGTCAACCAGGCTTGAACCAACCCCAAATGAGACCTGATCAAGGGTCACTTGGGCAAAACATACCATCAAATATACAGAATAGAGGTCCTATGCCTAATCAGCATTTTTCACAAGCAAGTTCCATGCCACCAACAAGTCAGCAGGGTTCAATGAGACCTGACACTCAAGGACCTCCTAGCATGCAGAAACCTTTACAACAATCCCATATGCCACAACAGGGATTGCCTATTCAACAAGCTGTGGCCCAACAATCAGGCATGCCTTCTCAACAAGCAGTGCCCCCACAACCAAGCATGCCTCCACAACAAAGATTGCCACCGCAGCCAGGAATGCCACCTCAGCCCAGTATGCCACCGCAGCCAGGCATGCCACCTCATCAAGGTATGCCACCGAAGCAGGGCATGCCACAGCAGCAGGGTATGCCACCGCAGCAGAGCATGCCACAGCAGCAGGGAATGCCACCACAGCAGGGAATGCCACCGCAGCAGGGAATGCCACCACAGCAGGGCATGCCACCGCAGCAGGGCATGCCACCGCAGCAGGGCATGCCACCGCAGCAGGGCATGCCACCGCAGCAGGGCATGCCACCGCAGCAGGGCATGCCACCGCAGCAGGGCATGCCACCGCAGCAGGGCATGCCACCGCAGCAGGGCATACCGCCGCAGCCAGGCATGCCACCACAGATGGGCATGAATTCTCAGCCAGGCATGGCTCCACGATCAGGAATGCCTCAGCAACCAGGCACGGCTGCACAACCTGGAATGCCTCCCCGACCAGGAATGCCCCCACAGCCGGGAATGCCTCCACAACCGGGAATGCCTCCACAACCGGGAATGCCTCTACAACCGGGAATGCCTCCACAACCGGGAATGCCTCCACAGCCGGGAATGCCTCCACAGCCAGGAATGCCTCCACAGCCGGGAATGCCTCCACAGCCGGGAATGCCTCCACAGCCAGGAATGCCTCCACAGCCAGGAATGCCTCCACAGTCAGGCATGCCCCCCTCATCACAGTACAATCAGTTTCAATCTATGCCTGGTATGCCTCACATGCCACCACCATTGAATCAGCAGGGACAGTTCACTGCACCACCACAAAATCCTCAATATCCag GAATGCCCCCAATGCCTCAACAAAATTACCAGGCAGGTTCAGGATATCCACCACCTTTCCCAGCCCAACAGCCAAGTTATGGACAGCAGCCATACCAGCAACCTCAACAAAGAAGGCTCGATCCTGATCAGATGCCAAGTCCA ATCCAAGTGATGTCCGATGACCAAAATAACCGCAGTGGAGTATTTGTAACCAACGATAAAGGCTTAGTGCCTCCACTTGTCACCACTGACTTTATTGTTGATGATAAAGGAAATGCTA GTCCCAGATTCATAAGAAGTTCCCTGTACAGTGTTCCTGTGACAACTGACCTTCTCAAACAAACATCCATTCCCTTCTGCCTTGTT ATTGCCCCCATGGCAGAGACAGTGGGTACAGAACAGGAGCCACCATTAATTGACTTTGCAGCCCTCACGGGGTCACCTAACATGGGCCCAGTGAGATGCAGTCGATGCAAAGCATATATCTGTCCCAATATGAAGTTTGTAGATGCGGGCAGGCATTTTAAGTGTGCCTTCTGTAAAGCTACTACTGAGG tgcCAATGGAGTACACGCAATACATAAACACAATGCAACAGTACGGAAGACTTCCGGCTGAAATTAGTGTCGGCGCCTACGAAATTGTCGCTACTAAAGAATATTGTAGG aaCAACACCCTGCCTAATCCACCAGCTGTAGTATTCGTAATAGACGTATCGTATAACTCCATGAAGAGTGGTCTTCTGCGCACTATATGTGACAATATTCTGGATATCATTcag GCAATGCCAAAGGATGAACAAACTGGCAAGTGTATGACCCGAGTAGGATTCATTACTTACAGTTCTACTGTGCACTTCTACAATATCAAG GGTTCCCTTGCACAACCACAAATGCTATCAGTCGGTGACATCGGAGACATGTTTGTACCAATCCTGGAAGGCTTCCTTGTAGAAGCTGAAGAGTCTGGACCGGTTCTGGAGGCATTGCTCGAGCAATTACCCACAATATTTGCTGAGAACCAGAATACTGAGATTATTTTGTTGCCTGCTGTTCAG gcCGGTCTGGAAGCCCTTAAAGCGGCAGATACCTGTGGTCAACTCTTAGTATTCCACACATCGCTTCCAACTTACAATGCGCCCGGAAAACTTATTAATAGAGAAGATAGAAAACTTCTTGGAACAGAAAAAGAGAAGCAGATCTTGA GTCCCCAAACAACAGCGTACAACGAGCTAGGTCAAGCGTGTTCCGCTGCGGGCGTGTCCGTCGAACTGTTCGTATTTAACAACTCGTACGTCGATACGGCAACTATCGGACAACTGCCGCGATTGACGGGCGGACAAGTGCATAAATACACTTATTTCACT GCTGAAACAGACGGCAGTCGTCTATGCCGTGATGTTCGTCGCGTAGTGACGCGTAACACTGCTCACGATGCCGTGATGCGTGTACGCACGTCCACGGGCGTACGAGCTACTGACTTCTTCGGACATTTCTTTATGTCTAACACCACTGATGTCGAATTGGCTGCTATtg ACCCTGACAAGGCGATAGGCGTCGAAATAAAACATGACGACAAACTGACGGGCGAGGACGGCGTATACATACAAACTGCGTTGCTGTACACGCATCGATCCGGTCAGAGAAGATTACGTGTGCTAAACCTAGCACTCAATGTGGCCCACCAGCTCGCTGATGTGTATAGATCTGCTGAATTGGATACGATGATCAATTTCCTAACTAAAcaag CGGTATGGGTCCTTCGTGACGCCCCACCCCGCGCAGTACGTGAAGGTTTAACAACCCGATGCGCGCGTTCGTTGGCCGCGTACAGAAGACACTGTGCGTCGCCATCTTCTGCGGCCCAATTAGTCTTACCGGAGTCTATGAAACTACTGCCTTTGTATACCAGCGGTCTATTACGGTCAGACGCTATTTCTGGAG GTCCAGACATAACCTGTGACGACCGTTCGTGCGCAATGTACCGTGCGTTGACAGCGGACGTATGTCAGTCCGTAGTATACACGTACCCGCGTCTTCTTCCATTACATACGCTTCCAAATACGCCGCAGCCGCTTAGGGCCTCTGTCGATAAGATGAGCGATCAGGGGGTCTATCTGCTtg
- the LOC125057155 gene encoding protein transport protein Sec24C isoform X3 → MMNPQYPPPGQNNNAPNNPLNYPPSQDYNGIQNSNNYNQIPPNSSQNDISNKMQNMNVNGPQGFIPPSQLPPGQLPPNFPPTSNFNQMPPGVKSLQPGRPPVTSMPQQFPASMGQIPPSSTPGPQFNQPPTSMHMPKPMQQQPGMQSQTGMPPMQQNPQMPLQYGQGPPTSQPGLNQPQMRPDQGSLGQNIPSNIQNRGPMPNQHFSQASSMPPTSQQGSMRPDTQGPPSMQKPLQQSHMPQQGLPIQQAVAQQSGMPSQQAVPPQPSMPPQQRLPPQPGMPPQPSMPPQPGMPPHQGMPPKQGMPQQQGMPPQQSMPQQQGMPPQQGMPPQQGMPPQQGMPPQQGMPPQQGMPPQQGMPPQQGMPPQQGMPPQQGMPPQQGMPPQQGIPPQPGMPPQMGMNSQPGMAPRSGMPQQPGTAAQPGMPPRPGMPPQPGMPPQPGMPPQPGMPLQPGMPPQPGMPPQPGMPPQPGMPPQPGMPPQPGMPPQPGMPPQPGMPPQSGMPPSSQYNQFQSMPGMPHMPPPLNQQGQFTAPPQNPQYPGMPPMPQQNYQAGSGYPPPFPAQQPSYGQQPYQQPQQRRLDPDQMPSPIQVMSDDQNNRSGVFVTNDKGLVPPLVTTDFIVDDKGNASPRFIRSSLYSVPVTTDLLKQTSIPFCLVIAPMAETVGTEQEPPLIDFAALTGSPNMGPVRCSRCKAYICPNMKFVDAGRHFKCAFCKATTEVPMEYTQYINTMQQYGRLPAEISVGAYEIVATKEYCRNNTLPNPPAVVFVIDVSYNSMKSGLLRTICDNILDIIQAMPKDEQTGKCMTRVGFITYSSTVHFYNIKGSLAQPQMLSVGDIGDMFVPILEGFLVEAEESGPVLEALLEQLPTIFAENQNTEIILLPAVQAGLEALKAADTCGQLLVFHTSLPTYNAPGKLINREDRKLLGTEKEKQILSPQTTAYNELGQACSAAGVSVELFVFNNSYVDTATIGQLPRLTGGQVHKYTYFTAETDGSRLCRDVRRVVTRNTAHDAVMRVRTSTGVRATDFFGHFFMSNTTDVELAAIDPDKAIGVEIKHDDKLTGEDGVYIQTALLYTHRSGQRRLRVLNLALNVAHQLADVYRSAELDTMINFLTKQAVWVLRDAPPRAVREGLTTRCARSLAAYRRHCASPSSAAQLVLPESMKLLPLYTSGLLRSDAISGGPDITCDDRSCAMYRALTADVCQSVVYTYPRLLPLHTLPNTPQPLRASVDKMSDQGVYLLENGVHMLLWVGSQASPEFVNDVFGAPSPHQLNTQVCELPELDNELNRAVRALLEDARDKRRTAMRLEIVHQNGKNEALYRKMLLEDSGVDGTPSYVEFLMNTHKMVQKIM, encoded by the exons ATGATGAATCCACAATATCCACCACCAGGCCAAAATAATAATGCGCCAAATAATCCACTAAACTATCCTCCATCACAAGATTACAATGGCATTCAAAattctaataattataacCAAATTCCACCTAATAGTTCCCAAAATGATATATCAAACAAGATGCAAAATATGAATGTAAATGGGCCACAGGGATTTATACCACCATCCCAACTGCCACCAGGTCAGTTACCTCCAAATTTTCCACCCACATCTAACTTTAACCAAATGCCACCTGGTGTTAAATCATTGCAACCTGGCCGGCCACCAGTCACAAGTATGCCTCAACAATTCCCTGCTTCAATGGGCCAAATTCCTCCATCTTCTACTCCTGGTCCTCAGTTCAATCAACCACCTACATCTATGCACATGCCAAAGCCCATGCAACAACAACCTGGTATGCAGAGCCAAACAGGGATGCCACCGATGCAACAAAATCCTCAAATGCCACTTCAGTATGGACAGGGTCCTCCAACTAGTCAACCAGGCTTGAACCAACCCCAAATGAGACCTGATCAAGGGTCACTTGGGCAAAACATACCATCAAATATACAGAATAGAGGTCCTATGCCTAATCAGCATTTTTCACAAGCAAGTTCCATGCCACCAACAAGTCAGCAGGGTTCAATGAGACCTGACACTCAAGGACCTCCTAGCATGCAGAAACCTTTACAACAATCCCATATGCCACAACAGGGATTGCCTATTCAACAAGCTGTGGCCCAACAATCAGGCATGCCTTCTCAACAAGCAGTGCCCCCACAACCAAGCATGCCTCCACAACAAAGATTGCCACCGCAGCCAGGAATGCCACCTCAGCCCAGTATGCCACCGCAGCCAGGCATGCCACCTCATCAAGGTATGCCACCGAAGCAGGGCATGCCACAGCAGCAGGGTATGCCACCGCAGCAGAGCATGCCACAGCAGCAGGGAATGCCACCACAGCAGGGAATGCCACCGCAGCAGGGAATGCCACCACAGCAGGGCATGCCACCGCAGCAGGGCATGCCACCGCAGCAGGGCATGCCACCGCAGCAGGGCATGCCACCGCAGCAGGGCATGCCACCGCAGCAGGGCATGCCACCGCAGCAGGGCATGCCACCGCAGCAGGGCATGCCACCGCAGCAGGGCATACCGCCGCAGCCAGGCATGCCACCACAGATGGGCATGAATTCTCAGCCAGGCATGGCTCCACGATCAGGAATGCCTCAGCAACCAGGCACGGCTGCACAACCTGGAATGCCTCCCCGACCAGGAATGCCCCCACAGCCGGGAATGCCTCCACAACCGGGAATGCCTCCACAACCGGGAATGCCTCTACAACCGGGAATGCCTCCACAACCGGGAATGCCTCCACAGCCGGGAATGCCTCCACAGCCAGGAATGCCTCCACAGCCGGGAATGCCTCCACAGCCGGGAATGCCTCCACAGCCAGGAATGCCTCCACAGCCAGGAATGCCTCCACAGTCAGGCATGCCCCCCTCATCACAGTACAATCAGTTTCAATCTATGCCTGGTATGCCTCACATGCCACCACCATTGAATCAGCAGGGACAGTTCACTGCACCACCACAAAATCCTCAATATCCag GAATGCCCCCAATGCCTCAACAAAATTACCAGGCAGGTTCAGGATATCCACCACCTTTCCCAGCCCAACAGCCAAGTTATGGACAGCAGCCATACCAGCAACCTCAACAAAGAAGGCTCGATCCTGATCAGATGCCAAGTCCA ATCCAAGTGATGTCCGATGACCAAAATAACCGCAGTGGAGTATTTGTAACCAACGATAAAGGCTTAGTGCCTCCACTTGTCACCACTGACTTTATTGTTGATGATAAAGGAAATGCTA GTCCCAGATTCATAAGAAGTTCCCTGTACAGTGTTCCTGTGACAACTGACCTTCTCAAACAAACATCCATTCCCTTCTGCCTTGTT ATTGCCCCCATGGCAGAGACAGTGGGTACAGAACAGGAGCCACCATTAATTGACTTTGCAGCCCTCACGGGGTCACCTAACATGGGCCCAGTGAGATGCAGTCGATGCAAAGCATATATCTGTCCCAATATGAAGTTTGTAGATGCGGGCAGGCATTTTAAGTGTGCCTTCTGTAAAGCTACTACTGAGG tgcCAATGGAGTACACGCAATACATAAACACAATGCAACAGTACGGAAGACTTCCGGCTGAAATTAGTGTCGGCGCCTACGAAATTGTCGCTACTAAAGAATATTGTAGG aaCAACACCCTGCCTAATCCACCAGCTGTAGTATTCGTAATAGACGTATCGTATAACTCCATGAAGAGTGGTCTTCTGCGCACTATATGTGACAATATTCTGGATATCATTcag GCAATGCCAAAGGATGAACAAACTGGCAAGTGTATGACCCGAGTAGGATTCATTACTTACAGTTCTACTGTGCACTTCTACAATATCAAG GGTTCCCTTGCACAACCACAAATGCTATCAGTCGGTGACATCGGAGACATGTTTGTACCAATCCTGGAAGGCTTCCTTGTAGAAGCTGAAGAGTCTGGACCGGTTCTGGAGGCATTGCTCGAGCAATTACCCACAATATTTGCTGAGAACCAGAATACTGAGATTATTTTGTTGCCTGCTGTTCAG gcCGGTCTGGAAGCCCTTAAAGCGGCAGATACCTGTGGTCAACTCTTAGTATTCCACACATCGCTTCCAACTTACAATGCGCCCGGAAAACTTATTAATAGAGAAGATAGAAAACTTCTTGGAACAGAAAAAGAGAAGCAGATCTTGA GTCCCCAAACAACAGCGTACAACGAGCTAGGTCAAGCGTGTTCCGCTGCGGGCGTGTCCGTCGAACTGTTCGTATTTAACAACTCGTACGTCGATACGGCAACTATCGGACAACTGCCGCGATTGACGGGCGGACAAGTGCATAAATACACTTATTTCACT GCTGAAACAGACGGCAGTCGTCTATGCCGTGATGTTCGTCGCGTAGTGACGCGTAACACTGCTCACGATGCCGTGATGCGTGTACGCACGTCCACGGGCGTACGAGCTACTGACTTCTTCGGACATTTCTTTATGTCTAACACCACTGATGTCGAATTGGCTGCTATtg ACCCTGACAAGGCGATAGGCGTCGAAATAAAACATGACGACAAACTGACGGGCGAGGACGGCGTATACATACAAACTGCGTTGCTGTACACGCATCGATCCGGTCAGAGAAGATTACGTGTGCTAAACCTAGCACTCAATGTGGCCCACCAGCTCGCTGATGTGTATAGATCTGCTGAATTGGATACGATGATCAATTTCCTAACTAAAcaag CGGTATGGGTCCTTCGTGACGCCCCACCCCGCGCAGTACGTGAAGGTTTAACAACCCGATGCGCGCGTTCGTTGGCCGCGTACAGAAGACACTGTGCGTCGCCATCTTCTGCGGCCCAATTAGTCTTACCGGAGTCTATGAAACTACTGCCTTTGTATACCAGCGGTCTATTACGGTCAGACGCTATTTCTGGAG GTCCAGACATAACCTGTGACGACCGTTCGTGCGCAATGTACCGTGCGTTGACAGCGGACGTATGTCAGTCCGTAGTATACACGTACCCGCGTCTTCTTCCATTACATACGCTTCCAAATACGCCGCAGCCGCTTAGGGCCTCTGTCGATAAGATGAGCGATCAGGGGGTCTATCTGCTtg